One window of the Nothobranchius furzeri strain GRZ-AD chromosome 3, NfurGRZ-RIMD1, whole genome shotgun sequence genome contains the following:
- the med11 gene encoding mediator of RNA polymerase II transcription subunit 11 — protein MANERLRLLEDAEKEIAVVLQCAGNIVLELSKDKHNASFLDRQLVQFQTSINRVESELGAQIRYLTQVATGQPHEGSTYSARKDCQMALNRAEYAKVKLGELGRTCEAMLEQQQQQQM, from the exons atggcgAACGAGAGGCTCAGACTCCTGGAGGACGCGGAGAAGGAAATAGCGGTGGTTCTGCAGTGTGCTG GAAACATAGTTTTGGAACTCTCCAAAGACAAACATAATGCCAGTTTCCTAGACAGACAGCTGGTCCAGTTCCAGACTTCAATCAACCGCGTGGAGAGCGAACTGGGCGCCCAGATCCGCTACCTCACACAG GTAGCTACAGGTCAGCCTCATGAGGGGTCCACCTACTCGGCCAGGAAGGACTGCCAGATGGCGCTGAACAGAGCCGAGTACGCCAAGGTCAAACTGGGGGAGCTAGGACGGACGTGTGAAGCCATGttggagcagcagcaacagcagcagatgTGA
- the pelp1 gene encoding proline-, glutamic acid- and leucine-rich protein 1 produces the protein MAASAWLHGSAAMRLTEGLVLLMKEQRPEFLPEVLANYREHGVLSSQSASDAAGLVGLCNGKLSSSKTRLEGLCLLSMLVKDSSSDLFQQHCLSWLRSLQQVVQSQAPVQTIQLAVNVLKDLLQYSCQLPELAREVGLNSILGILTSLLGLKTECELSAMEGMKACMVYYPRACGSLKDKLGAYFLSKMDSTSRKTQEAACQGYSHLPCLGGLMDRAVGASRAEGWTNQIHCLLASANSLLAQIYQGSETDEAVRYQGPGVELAFPHIDQTEPLLLLQHRYAAVCMTIKHTLRTDPASAVSVPVRPILNLVCRALAVNSKNMILTADGSLRFLVLPSVHINALEVLSELITVVRSGMVQYAAVIQRLFSQTLSAWTPPPETSVGQQRAYSSVRVSVFRSLELWVRVAGASASILHGTSSHVDLLLNHLLGDISPGAESVKLRAGLSADVVPVGKPGPRRTKQLVVADAVGPSLQRKGDLLSNQDTCLAALKALRQVLQSTGMLLKDDIHKRLHEVVLPLCVRLQQQQSSSISAWEPAGGVSGQYSSALTRRELYRVLLALVLVPSPSWPPPLTCAVSILSNGRIDRHLKVSSFCAEALTICNSILHPRRPSLALPLPPLTLKPTATPSVLSCQGPGPRLTLPTLLGGPSSAPPFPARHTLNLGPSSLLGSLDNHFSLVPGLPGQAPGPGDLMASSQTHHQPDPSGLGPPEGQRPVFVRYDKEETEDVEISLASDSDDSVVIVPPGLLNVEKQQNDVAANSQSLLSSAPGGAELVTMVPTSSTPTTLDVTSLPNDLATSSALLTSSVTPINSFPPSSTSVVSLVPSVNSSSASAPPGGLGDPLAGKPQLQQMLMQPSTTGQPSSMALPLQMHQLTQQGRHLHPHPPTPAANEESAVININSTDDEEDDEEDMEDDEELEDEEDGIDEEDDEEEGSDEFYEGEDYDDFDEEEGEELGEEEEEEEDGDMPPLEGSEDRSEEVGMEDDKVLLPMEEGEVGEFCVEGDGEGGIEELQTGRALFGEDRMKVQEVESIGVLEESREEGEGEEDESEQMDDPTMPQILCVTGGALEERLESGEEGVVAGDGLQEEMGLWDQGAKETELIIAAEEQEASQSQLDMVAENELQAAEGEKPPSQEEEEAAAGGGEPAGADEQPFVAEDIKEQQQTDLDQGDLKEPETSQTEGELGGDGCGGERGREEEKGMKRKRENENTEEEESTQSPEKKKLDEEAVASMLADFVACPPDDEDVATGSNG, from the exons atggctgcgtCGGCTTGGCTGCATGGCTCAGCTGCGATGCGACTAACTGAGGGTTTGGTGCTGCTCATGAAGGAGCAGCGTCCGGAGTTTCTGCCCGAGGTGTTGGCCAACTACAGAGAACATGGCGTGCTGTCCTCGCAG AGCGCGAGTGATGCGGCGGGTCTCGTGGGTCTCTGCAATGGTAAACTGAGCTCGAGCAAGACCAG GCTCGAAGGACTCTGCCTGCTCTCCATGCTGGTTAAAGACAGCTCCAGCGATCTGTTCCAGCAGCACTGTCTGTCCTGGCTGCGCTCTCTGCAGCAGGTCGTACAG TCCCAGGCTCCGGTCCAGACCATCCAGCTGGCTGTGAACGTTCTGAAGGACCTGCTGCAGTACTCATGTCAGCTCCCAGAGCTTGCCCGAGAGGTTGGACTCAACTCCATCCTCGGCATCTTGACGTCTCTTCTAGGCCTCAAAACGGAG TGTGAACTCTCGGCCATGGAAGGGATGAAGGCCTGCATGGTTTACTACCCCAGAGCCTGCGGGTCTCTCAAG GACAAACTTGGAGCCTATTTTCTCTCCAAAATGGACAGCACCAGCAGGAAAACACAAGAG GCGGCCTGTCAGGGCTACAGTCACCTGCCCTGTCTGGGGGGACTGATGGACAGAGCGGTGGGTGCTAGCAGAGCTGAGGGCTGGACCAATCAGATCCACTGTCTGCTGGCTTCAGCCAACAGCCTTCTGGCTCAGATCTACCAAGGGTCCGAGACAG ATGAAGCTGTTCGTTATCAGGGTCCTGGTGTGGAGCTGGCCTTTCCTCACATCGACCAAACCGAaccgctgctgctcctccaacacaGATACGCCGCTGTCTGCATGACCATTAAACATACACTCag aACGGATCCTGCCTCGGCTGTTTCGGTGCCGGTCAGACCCATACTCAACCTGGTGTGTCGAGCGCTCGCCGTCAACTCCAAGAACATG ATTTTAACAGCTGATGGAAGTTTGAGGTTTTTGGTTCTGCCCAGTGTTCACATCAACGCTCTAGAGGTGCTGTCAGAGCTCATCACAgt agttCGCAGTGGGATGGTGCAGTATGCTGCTGTCATCCAGAGGCTGTTTTCTCAGACCCTGTCTGCGTGGACACCTCCACCTGAGACCAGTgttggacagcagagggcgtacag CTCTGTCAGAGTGTCGGTGTTCAGGAGCTTAGAGCTGTGGGTCAGGGTAGCCGGAGCTTCTGCTAGCATCCTCCACGGAACCTCCAGCCACGTGGACCTGCTGCTCAACCACCTGCTGGGGGACATCTCACCAGGAGCAGAATCCGTCAAG ctgcgggcgggcctgtcggCTGATGTGGTGCCCGTGGGCAAACCGGGCCCTCGGAGGACCAAGCAGTTGGTTGTAGCAGATGCTGTAGGCCCTTCACTCCAGAGGAAAGGGGACCTGCTGTCCAATCAGGACACGTGTCTGGCCGCCCTCAAGG CCCTGAGACAAGTCCTGCAGTCCACTGGGATGCTGCTAAAGGATGACATACACAAG AGACTCCATGAAGTGGTGCTGCCCCTGTGTGTgcgtctgcagcagcagcagtccaGCAGCATCTCCGCATGGGAGCCTGCAGGGGGCGTCAGCGGGCAGTACAGCAGTGCCCTGACTCGGAGAGAGCTATACAG GGTGTTGCTGGCTCTGGTCCTGGTCCCGTCGCCGTCTTGGCCACCACCTCTGACCTGTGCTGTGTCCATCCTCAGCAACGGACGCATAGACCGACACCTGAAG GTGTCTTCGTTCTGCGCTGAAGCTCTGACCATCTGTAACTCAATCCTCCACCCCCGCAGGCCCTCCCTCGCCCTGCCCTTACCTCCACTCACCCTGAAGCCCACCGCCACCCCCTCTGTCCTCTCCTGCCAGGGTCCTGGTCCTAGACTCACCCTACCAACACTACTGGGGGGCCCTTCGTCTGCCCCTCCTTTCCCCGCCCGTCACACTCTCAACCTGGGCCCCTCCTCTCTGTTGGGCTCCTTGGATAACCACTTCTCCTTGGTCCCGGGCCTGCCAGGACAGGCCCCAGGCCCAGGAGACCTGATGGCGTCCTCACAGACGCACCACCAGCCAGACCCCTCGGGGCTGGGTCCACCGGAGGGGCAGAGGCCGGTGTTTGTCCGTTACGACAAAGAGGAAACGGAAGATGTAGAAATATCTCTAGCGAGCGACTCTGATGACAGCGTGGTGATCGTCCCTCCTGGGCTGCTCAACGTGGAGAAACAACAGAACGACGTGGCCGCAAACTCCCAGAGCCTGCTGTCCTCGGCGCCAGGCGGAGCGGAGTTGGTCACCATGGTTCCCACCTCATCAACGCCCACCACTCTAGATGTGACCTCTCTGCCAAACGACCTGGCCACCTCCTCCGCCCTCCTCACCTCTTCTGTCACACCCATAAACTCCTTCCCTCCCTCCAGCACCTCAGTGGTCTCCCTGGTCCCATCTGTGAACTCTAGCTCCGCCTCAGCCCCCCCTGGTGGTCTGGGGGACCCCCTTGCTGGGAAACCTCAGCTGCAGCAGATGCTGATGCAGCCTTCGACCACGGGCCAGCCCAGCTCCATGGCTCTGCCCCTGCAGATGCACCAGCTGACCCAACAGGGACGACACCTCCACCCGCATCCGCCCACACCGGCTGCCAACGAGGAGTCGGCTGTCATCAATATCAACAGCACGGATGACGAAGAGGACGATgaggaggacatggaggacgacgAAGAGCTGGAGGACGAGGAGGACGGGATCGACGAGGAGGATGACGAGGAAGAGGGGAGTGATGAGTTTTACGAGGGGGAAGATTACGACGACTTTGATGAAGAAGAGGGTGAAGAGCttggggaggaggaggaagaggaggaggatggagacaTGCCGCCACTGGAGGGATCGGAGGACAGGTCGGAGGAGGTCGGGATGGAGGATGACAAAGTTCTCCTACccatggaggagggagaggtgggCGAGTTTTGTGTGGAGGGCGACGGAGAAGGAGGGATAGAAGAGCTGCAGACAGGCAGAGCGCTGTTTGGGGAGGACAGGATGAAGGTGCAGGAGGTGGAGAGCATCGGCGTTTTAGAAGAATCCAGGGAGGAGGGGGAaggagaggaagatgagagcgaacagATGGACGATCCCACCATGCCACAGATCTTATGTGTGACGGGCGGAGCTCTGGAGGAGAGGCTGGAGAGCGGTGAGGAGGGCGTCGTTGCTGGAGATGGCCTTCAGGAGGAGATGGGTCTGTGGGACCAAGGAGCCAAGGAGACGGAGCTGATCATCGCTGCAGAGGAGCAGGAAGCCAGTCAGAGTCAGCTG GACATGGTGGCTGAAAATGAGCTACAAGCAGCCGAGGGAGAAAAACCACCgagtcaggaggaggaggaggcagcagcaggtggaggagagccaGCAGGAGCAGACGAGCAGCCCTTCGTTGCTGAGGACAtcaaggagcagcagcagaccgaCTTGGACCAAGGAGACTTGAAGGAACCAGAAACGTCACAGACAGAAGGAGAATTGGGAGGAGATGGATGTGGAGGGGAGAGAGGTAGAGAGGAGGAGAAggggatgaagaggaagagagagaacGAGAACACGGAAGAAGAAGAATCCACGCAGAGCCCTGAGAAGAAAAAG